In Carboxydocella sporoproducens DSM 16521, the following are encoded in one genomic region:
- a CDS encoding tetratricopeptide repeat protein, translated as MDLQPQENIIPLNRAIIYLTILIITGLLVFYSIGKFLFWNKPEFQSKTEYDLAVAMENVKKYPQNALLRVELGWAFAQAGNYDRALEEYQNALKIDKKNVAAKYNMALIYLQKNQDQKAVKLLEELIKERPAFTEARLTLGEYYLQTKKYDDALKHFHFVLKANPGTVDYIYLIGQALEGKGKIKEAIQQYELALRYVPDFQPAKEALEKLKAKK; from the coding sequence ATGGACTTACAGCCTCAAGAAAACATTATTCCGCTAAACCGCGCAATCATCTATTTGACCATTCTCATAATAACCGGTCTGTTAGTATTCTATTCTATTGGTAAATTTCTGTTCTGGAACAAACCAGAATTCCAGTCCAAAACCGAATATGATCTCGCAGTTGCCATGGAAAATGTAAAAAAATATCCGCAAAACGCGCTATTACGGGTTGAACTGGGCTGGGCCTTTGCACAGGCCGGTAATTATGATCGGGCCCTGGAAGAATACCAGAATGCTTTAAAAATTGATAAGAAGAACGTTGCAGCTAAATATAATATGGCCTTGATTTATCTGCAAAAAAATCAAGATCAAAAAGCGGTTAAATTACTCGAAGAACTTATCAAGGAAAGGCCAGCCTTTACAGAAGCCAGACTTACACTAGGCGAATACTACCTGCAGACTAAAAAGTATGATGATGCTTTAAAGCATTTTCATTTTGTGCTAAAGGCTAACCCTGGCACAGTAGACTATATCTATTTGATAGGTCAAGCGTTAGAGGGTAAAGGCAAAATAAAAGAAGCAATCCAGCAATATGAGCTGGCTTTGCGATATGTGCCTGATTTTCAACCAGCTAAGGAAGCCCTGGAAAAGTTGAAGGCCAAAAAATAG
- a CDS encoding cytochrome c3 family protein — translation MASTTLSSAASAGGTTITVTSTTNIDVGDVLVLDQGVIGKEERVRVAGIAGTTITIAGASNGYKLQYSHNSGATVVEIDTVGLTNANPNTPATTYEHDPGDPDNFQGVMDPNFNNNLPVTSGPHGRYTTNTNGCGRCHQLHQAKSIRLIRFDTAAAQNPIYGVCTYCHSFNGQSTYDVKDGMIWDTNNGYRYATNGGGFERMLVVEGPAQVATVVKVSAKHRVNEQATINTDGSISYVKFNAPGGYQETNGHVELRCSSCHQPHGTSNSRLLVTRIQTADTSGNPIWRDTSTSGTKVVIKVNNPFSDEKTEYNEEIATFCGACHYDYLSSNASQKSGYYMPNYYRHKMKMGPNSGLNDINTNDGTFGYNSSKLVLPLASIGNDGTSTGAANTVICLTCHYAHGTFVQVTGIKTYDQIQLNSNTNLNTVNGYESPKNLRMDNRGVCQNCHNRTKSTVKPVLVQVLDPAQDGSKEYGQTGSLLPGKAVSPTANTILIRFDQYMWRDKTDPTGVAGSVENTGHYKVTDMTASQNISVTSATLQPDGRTVLLTLGSSLTPGNQIKVELQAIGATNIKDLNFNEVNPADTNNIVTFTK, via the coding sequence TTGGCCAGTACTACCCTTAGCAGCGCGGCCAGTGCTGGAGGAACTACGATCACTGTTACCAGTACCACTAATATTGATGTTGGCGATGTACTGGTCCTTGACCAAGGCGTAATTGGCAAGGAAGAACGGGTGCGAGTAGCTGGTATAGCTGGAACTACTATAACCATAGCCGGAGCAAGTAATGGTTACAAGTTACAGTACAGTCATAATAGTGGTGCTACTGTAGTAGAAATTGATACTGTTGGTTTGACCAATGCCAATCCCAATACTCCTGCTACTACTTATGAACACGATCCGGGAGATCCTGATAATTTCCAAGGGGTGATGGATCCTAATTTTAATAACAATTTACCGGTCACCAGTGGGCCTCACGGTCGTTATACCACCAATACCAATGGTTGTGGACGCTGCCATCAATTACACCAAGCTAAAAGTATAAGATTAATCAGGTTTGATACAGCTGCAGCTCAAAACCCAATTTATGGAGTTTGTACTTATTGCCATAGTTTTAATGGGCAAAGTACCTATGATGTTAAAGATGGTATGATCTGGGATACCAACAATGGCTATCGCTATGCTACTAATGGTGGTGGTTTTGAACGCATGCTGGTGGTTGAGGGGCCGGCACAAGTAGCTACTGTAGTAAAAGTATCGGCTAAACACCGAGTAAATGAACAAGCAACTATAAATACCGATGGCTCAATTTCTTATGTAAAGTTTAATGCCCCTGGAGGTTACCAGGAAACAAACGGTCACGTGGAATTGCGTTGTTCAAGTTGTCATCAGCCCCACGGAACTTCTAACAGCCGTCTGCTGGTAACCAGAATACAAACAGCAGATACCAGTGGGAACCCCATCTGGCGTGATACATCTACTTCTGGAACTAAAGTAGTAATTAAGGTAAATAACCCTTTTAGTGATGAAAAAACAGAATACAACGAAGAAATTGCTACTTTCTGCGGCGCGTGCCACTATGACTATCTTTCCAGCAATGCTTCACAGAAAAGTGGATATTATATGCCCAATTATTATCGCCACAAGATGAAAATGGGACCCAATTCAGGTTTAAATGACATTAACACAAATGATGGTACTTTTGGTTATAATTCCAGTAAATTGGTTTTACCGCTGGCCAGCATCGGAAATGATGGTACTAGCACCGGAGCTGCCAATACTGTTATATGTTTGACCTGTCATTACGCCCATGGGACCTTTGTGCAGGTAACTGGAATAAAGACTTATGACCAGATCCAGCTTAATAGTAATACTAATCTAAATACAGTTAATGGCTATGAATCTCCCAAAAACCTGCGGATGGATAACAGGGGAGTCTGCCAGAACTGTCACAACAGAACAAAGAGTACAGTAAAACCGGTACTGGTGCAGGTTTTAGATCCTGCTCAAGATGGTTCAAAAGAATATGGTCAGACTGGTTCGTTGCTACCTGGTAAAGCTGTTTCACCCACTGCTAATACCATTCTAATCCGCTTCGACCAGTACATGTGGAGGGATAAAACCGATCCGACTGGTGTTGCTGGTAGTGTTGAAAACACTGGACATTACAAGGTGACAGACATGACAGCTAGCCAGAATATTTCTGTAACATCTGCTACTCTGCAGCCCGATGGACGTACTGTACTGTTAACTCTCGGCTCTAGTCTTACTCCTGGTAACCAGATTAAAGTCGAACTGCAAGCGATTGGTGCTACCAATATTAAAGACCTGAACTTTAATGAGGTAAACCCGGCAGATACGAATAATATTGTAACTTTCACTAAATAA
- a CDS encoding cytochrome c3 family protein, with amino-acid sequence MKKFFQIIFMFFFSFLPITPVMAAPDYPLIINYRPLAGDQGAGIDTVKSPITITFDRPMNAATINTSTFYLKDSNNNLLNTTVTYDSNTRVATLTLNPASTKLNTNQVYTVFVIGGVSGIKDSNNNPLPGNFQWSFATGTSDYFVPHRNYSTSTAKCGICHQLHQAPEYRLVRNSSTSTLCFTCHDGSASNYNIKSLFAAGTISFHPVAGISLAGNSDKLRCVDCHNPHNVNDNRPLAPAASGALSYSRGVAPPARPAWSQVAEGDWNYKISISYQYELCYRCHSTWDPANPTHAALTLRDIAREFNPNNKAFHPVEADSPNTKGIFVSGYSASTRIFCTDCHGSPVSGAARGPHGSTNVKILKGLYDNNTGTGNSQHLCFRCHNYNAYAQRDPYRDSNLTGFYNSNRGNLHAYHTDKLNSIRCQYCHSAVVHGLNSNKHLILNTSLESNPYKSSIAKITYYQESSGNYSANNCRVNDTNLCSAHSN; translated from the coding sequence ATGAAAAAATTTTTTCAGATTATCTTTATGTTTTTTTTCTCATTTTTACCCATAACTCCGGTTATGGCAGCCCCTGACTATCCATTAATTATAAATTACAGGCCCCTGGCAGGAGATCAAGGGGCAGGCATTGATACCGTTAAATCCCCTATTACTATTACCTTTGACCGGCCTATGAATGCTGCTACAATTAATACAAGTACTTTTTATCTCAAGGATAGTAATAATAATTTACTAAATACAACTGTCACTTATGATAGTAATACCAGGGTGGCTACCCTGACATTAAATCCTGCATCAACAAAATTGAATACTAATCAAGTCTATACTGTTTTTGTTATTGGCGGAGTTTCTGGGATTAAAGATAGCAATAATAATCCACTTCCAGGAAATTTTCAATGGTCTTTTGCGACAGGAACTTCGGATTATTTTGTGCCTCATCGCAATTATTCTACCAGTACTGCAAAATGTGGAATATGTCACCAACTGCACCAGGCACCGGAGTATCGACTGGTGCGTAACAGTTCTACTTCAACTCTTTGCTTTACTTGTCATGATGGATCTGCCAGCAATTATAATATTAAATCACTTTTTGCAGCTGGCACCATTTCCTTTCACCCGGTGGCAGGCATATCTTTGGCTGGTAATTCTGATAAACTGAGATGTGTTGATTGCCATAACCCTCATAATGTTAATGATAACCGTCCCCTTGCGCCAGCTGCTTCAGGTGCTTTGTCTTATAGCCGCGGAGTTGCACCACCTGCGCGGCCAGCCTGGAGTCAGGTCGCAGAAGGGGACTGGAATTATAAAATAAGTATTTCGTATCAATACGAACTATGTTATCGCTGTCACTCAACCTGGGATCCAGCCAACCCAACCCATGCTGCTTTAACTTTACGGGATATTGCCAGGGAATTTAATCCTAATAATAAGGCTTTTCATCCAGTAGAAGCAGATAGTCCCAACACAAAGGGAATTTTTGTTTCCGGCTATTCCGCAAGTACCAGGATCTTCTGTACTGATTGTCATGGCTCTCCGGTTTCAGGTGCAGCCAGAGGACCTCATGGCTCTACAAATGTTAAGATTTTAAAAGGACTTTATGATAATAATACAGGAACTGGAAACAGCCAGCATTTATGTTTTCGCTGTCATAATTATAACGCTTATGCCCAAAGAGATCCTTACAGAGATTCAAATCTCACAGGATTTTATAATAGTAATAGAGGCAATCTGCATGCTTATCACACGGACAAATTAAACAGCATTCGCTGCCAGTATTGTCATTCTGCGGTAGTACACGGTCTTAATAGCAATAAACACCTGATTCTGAACACCAGTTTGGAATCCAATCCCTACAAAAGTAGTATTGCCAAAATTACTTACTATCAAGAAAGTAGTGGTAACTATAGTGCAAATAACTGCCGGGTTAATGATACTAATCTTTGCAGTGCACATTCAAATTAA
- the ccsA gene encoding cytochrome c biogenesis protein CcsA produces the protein MFKLQVINLWTSVSFYGVAFVFWVVHSYWYKPILLRFSNYSGIIGFVFHTIALILRWIEVNHGPYHNFYEVLISDMWVALLFFGILSYKLPELKNGALIVYPLAMVVIAYAVFQTPQQTELPPSYATYWLTIHVLFAKLSYGSCLLSAVAAALYLRERKEIFEKWQYRLAGIGFFNLAVMIASGAVWAYKAWGRFWGWDPIETWALISWLVYALYLHLWRTQNWRGTKSAWLAIISFLFVILAFFCLKFLYPSVHENLSI, from the coding sequence ATGTTTAAACTTCAAGTAATAAATTTATGGACAAGCGTTAGTTTCTATGGTGTCGCCTTTGTTTTTTGGGTTGTTCACAGCTACTGGTATAAACCCATTCTGCTTAGGTTTAGTAATTATTCAGGTATAATCGGCTTTGTTTTTCATACTATAGCGTTAATTCTACGCTGGATAGAGGTTAATCATGGCCCCTATCATAATTTTTATGAAGTATTAATTTCTGACATGTGGGTAGCCTTATTGTTTTTCGGTATTTTAAGCTATAAGTTACCTGAACTAAAAAACGGCGCCCTTATCGTATATCCTTTGGCTATGGTAGTTATAGCTTATGCTGTCTTCCAAACCCCCCAGCAAACAGAACTTCCACCTTCATATGCTACTTACTGGCTGACCATACATGTGCTCTTTGCTAAACTGTCCTATGGTTCCTGTTTGCTTTCGGCTGTAGCTGCTGCTCTATATCTGCGTGAAAGAAAAGAGATTTTCGAGAAATGGCAATATCGGCTTGCAGGTATAGGATTCTTTAACCTTGCTGTAATGATTGCTTCAGGAGCAGTTTGGGCATATAAAGCCTGGGGGCGTTTCTGGGGCTGGGATCCCATCGAGACCTGGGCTTTGATCTCCTGGCTTGTGTACGCATTGTACTTACATTTATGGAGAACGCAAAACTGGCGTGGCACAAAATCAGCCTGGTTGGCTATTATCAGTTTCTTATTCGTAATCCTGGCATTTTTCTGCCTTAAATTTCTATATCCTTCTGTTCACGAAAATCTCAGCATATAG